A region from the Amycolatopsis camponoti genome encodes:
- a CDS encoding MFS transporter, which yields MTQPYPRRWWALGALAVSLLTVGLDLTVLNVAVPTLAVDLGATTTQLQWFGNAYTLALAALLLPAGLLGDRFGPKKLLLGALALFGLASLGCAYAGSPGQLIAARVVLGVGAAFLIPLSLSLLNVLFPPEERAKALTTWVLATFVGIPLGPLLGGWLLDHFAWGSVFLINVPLTVVGLVAVLFLVPLTPGSGRGAIDFTGIALSAAGLVALTYGFVYAGEHGWADPATYGLLALGAAVLAVFCRLQTRTAAPLTDLGLLREPRFVWGAVLATMASFALMGLLFVLPQLFQAVQGADALETGVRLLPLIGGMLVSAKIAEKLVAAVGVRVVVTAGFSLLAAGMAWGSTTSPSDGYGGTVGWELVIGFGTGCTLPPLMTMAMGALTEGRSGAGSALIQVLRQVGGTIGVAVLGTVLNGVYRAGVAVDGLPAPVADAVRGSASGAVAVAGKLHRSALADSARLAFTDGMAATLWVCAGLAVAGALLAVLFLPGRTAPGTQPRESEHDVVAI from the coding sequence GTGACTCAGCCCTATCCACGCAGGTGGTGGGCGCTCGGCGCGCTCGCGGTGAGCCTGCTGACCGTCGGACTCGACCTGACCGTGCTGAACGTCGCCGTGCCGACGCTCGCCGTCGACCTCGGCGCCACGACCACGCAGCTGCAGTGGTTCGGCAACGCCTACACGCTGGCGCTGGCCGCGCTGCTGCTGCCGGCGGGCCTGCTGGGCGACCGGTTCGGCCCGAAGAAGCTGCTGCTCGGCGCGCTCGCGCTGTTCGGGCTGGCCTCGCTGGGGTGTGCCTACGCCGGCTCGCCCGGCCAGCTGATCGCCGCCCGCGTCGTGCTCGGCGTCGGCGCCGCGTTCCTCATCCCGCTCTCGCTCTCGCTGCTGAACGTCCTGTTCCCGCCGGAGGAGCGGGCGAAGGCGCTGACGACGTGGGTGCTGGCGACGTTCGTCGGCATCCCGCTCGGCCCACTGCTCGGCGGCTGGCTGCTCGACCACTTCGCGTGGGGCTCGGTGTTCCTGATCAACGTGCCGCTGACCGTGGTCGGCCTGGTGGCAGTGCTGTTCCTGGTACCGCTCACCCCCGGGTCCGGCCGGGGTGCGATCGACTTCACGGGCATCGCGCTCTCGGCGGCCGGGCTGGTCGCGCTGACCTACGGCTTCGTCTACGCCGGCGAGCACGGCTGGGCCGACCCGGCGACGTACGGCCTGCTCGCTCTCGGCGCGGCGGTGCTCGCGGTGTTCTGCCGGTTGCAGACGCGGACGGCGGCGCCGTTGACCGATCTCGGGCTGCTGCGCGAGCCGCGGTTCGTCTGGGGCGCGGTGCTCGCGACGATGGCGTCGTTCGCGCTCATGGGCCTGCTGTTCGTGCTGCCCCAGCTGTTCCAGGCGGTGCAGGGGGCCGACGCGCTGGAGACCGGCGTGCGGCTGCTGCCGCTGATCGGCGGGATGCTGGTGTCGGCGAAGATCGCCGAGAAGCTGGTCGCCGCGGTCGGCGTCCGCGTGGTCGTGACGGCCGGGTTCTCGCTGCTCGCGGCCGGGATGGCCTGGGGTTCGACGACGTCGCCGTCGGACGGCTACGGCGGCACCGTCGGCTGGGAGCTCGTCATCGGCTTCGGTACGGGGTGCACGCTGCCGCCGCTGATGACGATGGCGATGGGCGCGCTCACCGAGGGCCGCTCGGGCGCCGGCTCGGCGCTGATCCAGGTGCTGCGTCAGGTCGGCGGCACGATCGGCGTCGCGGTGTTGGGCACGGTGCTCAACGGCGTCTACCGCGCGGGCGTCGCCGTCGACGGCCTGCCCGCGCCGGTCGCCGACGCGGTGCGCGGCAGCGCGTCGGGCGCGGTCGCCGTCGCGGGGAAGCTGCACCGGTCCGCGCTCGCCGACTCCGCGCGGCTCGCGTTCACCGACGGCATGGCGGCGACGCTGTGGGTCTGCGCCGGGCTCGCCGTGGCCGGCGCGCTGCTCGCGGTGCTGTTCCTGCCCGGGCGGACGGCCCCCGGGACGCAGCCGCGAGAATCGGAGCATGACGTCGTCGCGATCTGA
- a CDS encoding acyl-CoA-like ligand-binding transcription factor translates to MTSSRSEPTGLRERKKAKTRAAIQRHALRLFREQGYGATTVDQIAAAAEISPSTFFRYFPTKEATVLYDAFDPVLVAATLAQPAELTPLAALRATVDVIREQVSGQDWEDERQRQMLVFREPELRSAIMDRFADGIELLAGMTAQRTGRAADDFEVRNWAGAVVGVIMAAFLGAAADPEADTLAVLDRAVAHLEAGLPL, encoded by the coding sequence ATGACGTCGTCGCGATCTGAGCCCACGGGGCTGCGGGAACGGAAGAAGGCCAAGACGCGTGCCGCGATCCAGCGGCACGCGTTGCGGCTGTTCCGGGAGCAGGGCTACGGCGCGACGACGGTCGACCAGATCGCGGCGGCGGCGGAGATCTCGCCCAGCACCTTCTTCCGGTACTTCCCGACGAAGGAGGCCACGGTGCTGTACGACGCGTTCGACCCGGTGCTGGTCGCGGCGACGCTCGCTCAGCCGGCCGAGCTCACCCCGCTCGCGGCGTTGCGGGCGACGGTGGACGTCATCCGCGAGCAGGTCTCGGGCCAGGACTGGGAGGACGAGCGCCAGCGGCAGATGCTGGTGTTCCGCGAGCCCGAGCTGCGAAGCGCGATCATGGACCGGTTCGCCGACGGGATCGAGCTGCTGGCGGGAATGACCGCCCAGCGCACCGGCCGCGCGGCGGACGACTTCGAGGTGCGCAACTGGGCGGGCGCGGTGGTCGGGGTGATCATGGCGGCGTTCCTGGGCGCGGCGGCGGACCCGGAGGCGGACACGCTGGCGGTGCTCGACCGTGCGGTGGCGCACCTGGAGGCCGGCCTCCCGCTTTGA
- a CDS encoding Dps family protein yields MSKSPIKSPLSEADKEITGNALQATLVDLVDLSLIAKQAHWNVVGSNFRSAHLQLDELVATARQYVDEVAERANAIGISPNGKAKTVVESSGVPEYPDNWQSVESTVAAIVDILSALIERLRARIDETDKSDLVTQDLLIEITRALEEAHWMWQAQQA; encoded by the coding sequence ATGAGCAAGTCTCCGATCAAGAGCCCGCTTTCCGAGGCCGACAAGGAGATCACCGGCAACGCCCTGCAGGCGACGCTGGTGGACCTGGTCGACCTTTCGCTGATCGCCAAGCAGGCGCACTGGAACGTCGTCGGCTCGAACTTCCGCAGCGCGCACCTGCAGCTCGACGAGCTGGTCGCCACCGCGCGCCAGTACGTCGACGAGGTCGCCGAGCGCGCCAACGCCATCGGCATCTCGCCGAACGGCAAGGCGAAGACCGTCGTCGAGAGCTCGGGCGTGCCCGAGTACCCCGACAACTGGCAGTCCGTGGAGTCCACGGTCGCCGCGATCGTCGACATCCTGTCCGCGCTGATCGAGCGGCTGCGGGCCCGGATCGACGAGACCGACAAGAGTGACCTCGTGACGCAGGACCTGCTGATCGAGATCACCCGCGCGCTCGAAGAGGCGCACTGGATGTGGCAGGCCCAGCAGGCTTGA
- a CDS encoding NADH:flavin oxidoreductase/NADH oxidase has translation MSRLFSPISVRGLTLPNRVWVSSMCQYSATDGVPDDWHLVHLGQFATGGAGLVMTEATAVVPEGRISPQDTGIWNDAQAGAWQRIVEFVHKQGTAIGMQLGHAGRKGSTRRPWEGSGSVPESEGGWLSVGADAQPFGAYAPARPLTTDEVSALPEAFAEAARKAVGAGFDLLELHFAHGYLVHQFLSPLSNTRTDRYGGDFEGRTRLALEIADAVRATTDVPLFARLSATDWTEDGWTLDESVRLAKLLAERGIDLIDTSSGGNTPNPDIPVGPGYQVPFAERIRTETGLPTGAVGMITNPQQAEDIITDGEADVVFLARALLRDPHWPLRAANTLGADVRWPDQYARAKSWH, from the coding sequence GTGAGCCGACTCTTCAGCCCGATCTCCGTCCGTGGCCTGACCCTGCCGAACCGCGTGTGGGTGTCGTCGATGTGCCAGTACTCCGCCACCGATGGTGTGCCGGACGACTGGCACCTCGTGCACCTCGGCCAGTTCGCCACCGGGGGCGCCGGGCTCGTCATGACCGAAGCGACGGCCGTCGTGCCCGAAGGGCGGATCAGCCCCCAGGACACCGGCATCTGGAACGACGCGCAGGCCGGAGCGTGGCAGCGGATCGTCGAGTTCGTGCACAAGCAGGGCACCGCGATCGGCATGCAGCTGGGCCACGCCGGCCGCAAGGGCTCGACACGGCGGCCGTGGGAAGGCTCGGGCAGCGTCCCGGAGAGCGAGGGTGGCTGGCTGAGCGTCGGCGCCGACGCTCAGCCGTTCGGCGCCTACGCCCCGGCGCGGCCGCTCACCACGGACGAGGTCAGCGCCCTCCCGGAGGCGTTCGCCGAGGCGGCCAGGAAAGCGGTCGGCGCCGGGTTCGACCTGCTCGAACTGCACTTCGCGCACGGCTACCTGGTGCACCAGTTCCTGTCCCCGCTGTCGAACACCCGCACCGACCGCTACGGCGGCGACTTCGAGGGCCGCACCCGGCTGGCCCTCGAAATCGCGGACGCGGTCCGCGCCACGACCGACGTGCCCCTCTTCGCCCGGCTGTCGGCCACGGACTGGACCGAGGACGGCTGGACGCTCGACGAGTCCGTCCGGCTGGCGAAGCTCCTGGCCGAGCGCGGGATCGACCTGATCGACACCTCCAGCGGCGGCAACACCCCGAACCCGGACATCCCCGTCGGCCCGGGCTACCAGGTCCCGTTCGCCGAGCGGATCCGCACCGAAACCGGCCTCCCGACCGGCGCGGTCGGCATGATCACGAACCCCCAGCAGGCGGAAGACATCATCACCGACGGCGAAGCGGACGTCGTGTTCCTGGCCCGCGCCCTGCTGCGGGACCCGCACTGGCCGCTGCGGGCGGCGAACACCCTCGGCGCGGACGTCCGCTGGCCGGACCAGTACGCCCGCGCCAAGTCCTGGCACTAG
- a CDS encoding MFS transporter: MFLARLPMTMNGVLMTLYIVTGLGRGYGAAGLVGAGVTLGMALGAPLLGRCFDRYGLRPVVAVCGIGTTVFWIAAPHLPYAALAAVAIPGGMLSVPAGSLARQVLATLVPAAERRAAYSLDTISIEATFMIGPAIGIAAITTLSPTFTLTALGVLFGGTAFLIWLVDPPIRESMEPGASTTRPPLRSWLTGRLVATLLIAAGALFVLVGTELATLAALRANGDIGVTGLVIAVMCAASIIGGIVHGAVKKSLPQGLLMLLLALLVVPVGLADQPWWLLMLVLIPTNLVCAPTLAATTETVSRIAPPQVRGEAMGLQDASTRLGLALGSPVVGFAIDHSSPAWGFAAAGLGGLVIAAAGLLHRRTPEPAVEPVPALAESQ; this comes from the coding sequence ATGTTCCTGGCCCGGCTGCCGATGACCATGAACGGCGTGCTGATGACGCTGTACATCGTCACCGGACTCGGCCGCGGCTACGGCGCCGCCGGGCTGGTCGGCGCCGGCGTCACCCTCGGCATGGCGCTCGGCGCGCCTCTGCTGGGCCGCTGCTTCGACCGCTACGGCCTGCGCCCGGTCGTCGCCGTCTGCGGGATCGGCACGACGGTGTTCTGGATCGCCGCGCCGCACCTGCCCTACGCGGCGCTCGCCGCCGTCGCGATCCCGGGCGGGATGCTCTCGGTGCCGGCGGGCTCGCTCGCGCGTCAGGTCCTGGCCACGCTCGTCCCGGCCGCGGAGCGCCGTGCGGCGTATTCGCTCGACACGATCTCGATCGAAGCGACGTTCATGATCGGTCCGGCGATAGGCATCGCGGCGATCACCACGCTCTCCCCGACCTTCACGCTCACCGCGCTCGGCGTGCTCTTCGGCGGCACGGCCTTCCTGATCTGGCTGGTCGACCCGCCCATCCGCGAAAGCATGGAGCCCGGCGCGTCCACCACCCGGCCGCCGCTGCGGAGCTGGCTCACCGGCCGGCTCGTGGCGACGCTGCTGATCGCCGCCGGTGCGCTGTTCGTGCTCGTCGGCACCGAGCTGGCGACGCTGGCGGCCCTGCGCGCGAACGGCGACATCGGCGTGACCGGGCTGGTGATCGCGGTGATGTGCGCGGCGTCGATCATCGGCGGCATCGTCCACGGCGCGGTCAAGAAGTCGCTGCCGCAGGGGCTGCTGATGCTGCTGCTCGCGCTGCTGGTGGTGCCGGTCGGGCTCGCGGACCAGCCGTGGTGGCTGCTGATGCTGGTGCTGATCCCGACGAACCTGGTCTGCGCGCCGACGCTCGCGGCCACCACCGAGACGGTCAGCCGGATCGCCCCGCCGCAGGTCCGCGGCGAGGCGATGGGGCTGCAGGACGCGTCGACGCGCCTCGGCCTGGCGCTGGGCAGCCCGGTGGTCGGCTTCGCGATCGACCACTCGAGCCCGGCGTGGGGCTTCGCCGCGGCGGGCCTGGGCGGCCTGGTCATCGCGGCGGCCGGCCTGCTGCACCGCCGCACACCGGAACCGGCCGTGGAGCCGGTCCCGGCGCTGGCCGAAAGTCAGTAG
- a CDS encoding TIGR03085 family metal-binding protein: MGVAADERQALSSLLDDLGPDAPTLCEGWTTRDLAAHLVVREHRPDAAPGIMVPALAGYTQKVQDRYAAKPWAGLVEQVRKGPSKFWPTAIGPLDELTNTAEFLVHHEDVRRAQPGWEPRPADATRDAAAWKSAKQAAKLNLRKAPVGVTLRTKDGREAAVKTGPDPVTVVGEPVDLLLFVFGRDAVQLDFEGDAAAVTKLQSVNRGL, translated from the coding sequence ATGGGTGTCGCTGCTGACGAACGCCAGGCGCTGAGCTCGCTCCTCGACGACCTCGGGCCGGACGCGCCCACCTTGTGCGAAGGCTGGACGACGCGGGATCTCGCCGCGCACCTCGTCGTGCGTGAGCACCGGCCCGACGCCGCGCCCGGGATCATGGTGCCCGCGCTCGCCGGGTACACGCAGAAAGTCCAGGATCGCTACGCCGCCAAGCCGTGGGCCGGCCTGGTCGAGCAGGTCCGGAAGGGCCCGTCGAAGTTCTGGCCCACCGCCATCGGCCCCCTCGACGAGCTGACCAACACCGCCGAGTTCCTCGTCCACCACGAGGACGTCCGGCGCGCGCAGCCGGGCTGGGAGCCGCGGCCCGCCGATGCCACCCGGGACGCCGCCGCCTGGAAGTCGGCGAAACAAGCCGCCAAGCTCAACCTGCGCAAGGCGCCGGTCGGCGTGACGCTCCGCACGAAAGACGGCCGGGAAGCCGCCGTCAAGACCGGGCCGGATCCCGTCACGGTCGTCGGCGAGCCCGTGGACCTGCTGCTGTTCGTCTTCGGCCGCGACGCCGTGCAGCTCGACTTCGAGGGCGACGCCGCCGCCGTCACCAAGCTGCAGTCGGTGAACCGGGGGCTCTAG
- a CDS encoding glutamate decarboxylase yields MVLHQGKTDRPDRVGGTNPMYAGANPALAASLVMPRDKLRDDPLPPDAALQLVRDELMLDGNARLNLATFVTTWMEPQARELMAECVDKNMIDKDEYPQTAELERRCVNILADLWHAPDPTDIMGCSTTGSSEACMLAGMALKRRWSKLGRTGKPNLVMGINVQVCWEKFCEYWEVEPRLVPMEGDRYHLSADEAVARCDENTIGVVAILGSTFDGSYEPVAEIAAALDALQERTGWDIPVHVDGASGAMIAPFLDPELEWDFRLPRVASINTSGHKYGLVYPGVGWVVWRDQAALPSELVFNVNYLGGDMPTFALNFSRPGAEVAAQYYTFVRLGHEGFRAVQQASRDVATHLSAGIEALGQFELLTRGEQLPVFAFTTRAEAGFDVFDVSRRLRERGWLVPAYTFPENRTDLAVLRIVVRNGFTHDLADLLLADLKRVLPELEKEGGRPQDPAKATSFHH; encoded by the coding sequence ATGGTGCTGCATCAGGGGAAGACGGACCGTCCGGACCGAGTGGGCGGCACGAATCCGATGTACGCCGGGGCGAACCCGGCGCTCGCGGCGAGCCTCGTCATGCCTCGCGACAAGCTGCGCGACGACCCCCTGCCGCCGGACGCGGCGCTGCAGCTCGTGCGCGACGAGCTGATGCTCGACGGCAACGCGCGGCTCAACCTCGCCACCTTCGTCACGACGTGGATGGAGCCGCAGGCGCGGGAGCTGATGGCCGAGTGCGTCGACAAGAACATGATCGACAAGGACGAGTACCCGCAGACGGCCGAGCTGGAGCGGCGCTGCGTGAACATCCTCGCCGACCTGTGGCACGCCCCCGATCCCACGGACATCATGGGCTGCTCGACGACCGGGTCGTCCGAAGCCTGCATGCTCGCCGGGATGGCGTTGAAGCGCCGCTGGTCCAAGCTGGGCCGCACCGGCAAGCCGAACCTGGTGATGGGCATCAACGTCCAGGTCTGCTGGGAGAAGTTCTGCGAGTACTGGGAGGTCGAGCCGCGGCTGGTGCCGATGGAGGGCGACCGGTACCACCTCTCCGCCGACGAGGCGGTGGCGCGCTGCGACGAGAACACGATCGGCGTGGTCGCGATCCTGGGCTCGACGTTCGACGGCAGCTACGAGCCGGTCGCGGAGATCGCCGCGGCGCTGGACGCTCTCCAGGAGCGCACCGGCTGGGACATCCCCGTGCACGTCGACGGCGCTTCGGGCGCGATGATCGCGCCGTTCCTCGACCCCGAACTGGAGTGGGACTTCCGGCTGCCGCGCGTGGCGTCGATCAACACGTCGGGCCACAAGTACGGGCTCGTGTACCCGGGCGTCGGCTGGGTGGTGTGGCGCGACCAGGCCGCGCTGCCGTCGGAGCTGGTCTTCAACGTGAACTACCTGGGCGGCGACATGCCGACGTTCGCGCTCAACTTCTCGCGCCCGGGCGCCGAGGTCGCGGCGCAGTACTACACGTTCGTGCGCCTCGGCCACGAGGGGTTCCGCGCGGTGCAGCAGGCTTCGCGTGACGTCGCGACGCACCTGTCGGCCGGCATCGAGGCGCTGGGGCAGTTCGAGCTGCTGACCCGCGGCGAGCAGCTGCCGGTGTTCGCGTTCACCACCCGCGCGGAGGCGGGGTTCGACGTGTTCGACGTGTCACGACGGCTGCGCGAGCGCGGCTGGCTGGTGCCGGCGTACACGTTCCCGGAGAACCGGACGGATCTGGCGGTGCTGCGGATCGTGGTCCGCAACGGCTTCACCCACGACCTCGCGGACCTGCTGCTGGCGGACCTGAAGCGCGTGCTGCCGGAACTGGAGAAGGAGGGCGGCCGCCCTCAGGATCCCGCGAAGGCGACCTCCTTCCACCACTAG
- a CDS encoding organic hydroperoxide resistance protein, with protein sequence MGQAIYTAVATARGDGRNGEVTSSDGVIDESLAIPKEMGGPGGDKTNPEQLFAAGYSACFHSALQLVARQAKVALHDSTVTAEVSVLKQDVGFGLGVALNVSLPGLEQAQADQLVEQAHQVCPYSNATRGNIEVALSATV encoded by the coding sequence ATGGGTCAGGCGATCTACACGGCGGTGGCGACGGCTCGCGGCGACGGCCGCAACGGCGAAGTGACTTCCTCCGACGGCGTCATCGACGAGTCCCTGGCCATCCCGAAGGAAATGGGCGGCCCCGGCGGGGACAAGACCAACCCCGAGCAGCTCTTCGCCGCCGGCTATTCGGCCTGCTTCCACAGCGCCCTGCAGCTGGTCGCCCGCCAGGCGAAGGTGGCGCTGCACGACTCGACGGTGACCGCCGAGGTCAGCGTGCTCAAGCAGGACGTCGGGTTCGGTCTCGGCGTCGCGCTGAACGTCTCGCTGCCGGGCCTCGAGCAGGCCCAGGCCGACCAGCTGGTCGAGCAGGCCCACCAGGTCTGCCCCTACTCCAACGCGACCCGCGGCAACATCGAGGTGGCTCTCTCCGCCACCGTCTGA
- a CDS encoding tautomerase family protein: MPMISVAMFPGRTPAQKSALVRELTDAFVRTCGGKPEGVQVTLVEIGADHWATGGVLHSER, translated from the coding sequence ATGCCGATGATCAGCGTTGCCATGTTCCCCGGCCGCACGCCCGCCCAGAAGAGCGCCTTGGTCCGGGAGCTGACCGACGCGTTCGTCCGCACCTGCGGCGGCAAGCCCGAGGGCGTCCAGGTGACGCTCGTCGAGATCGGCGCCGACCACTGGGCGACCGGCGGCGTCCTGCACTCCGAACGCTGA
- a CDS encoding NADPH-dependent FMN reductase encodes MTSARTVNVLGIGGSLREGSQSERALQIALSGAAEVGVRIRMLSGPELILPFYDAGVPDRDERAATLIEAVRQADGLIVVSPGYHGALSGLVKNALDYVEDLRDDQRPYLDGRAVGLAAVAYGWQAAVTTLEQLRTITHALRGWATPLGGSINSAETKFDEGGGASDEKSARTLRLIGRQVAEFAVTRAA; translated from the coding sequence GTGACTTCAGCCAGGACAGTCAACGTGCTCGGGATCGGCGGCTCGCTGCGTGAGGGCTCCCAGTCCGAACGCGCCCTGCAGATCGCGCTCTCCGGCGCGGCCGAAGTCGGGGTCCGGATCCGGATGCTCTCCGGTCCGGAGCTGATCCTGCCGTTCTACGACGCCGGCGTGCCGGACCGCGACGAACGCGCCGCGACCCTCATCGAAGCCGTGCGCCAGGCGGACGGGCTCATCGTCGTGTCGCCGGGTTACCACGGCGCGCTGTCCGGCCTGGTCAAGAACGCCCTGGACTACGTCGAGGACCTGCGTGACGACCAGCGTCCCTACCTCGACGGCCGCGCGGTCGGCCTGGCCGCGGTCGCCTATGGCTGGCAAGCGGCAGTGACGACGCTGGAGCAGCTGCGCACGATCACGCACGCGCTGCGCGGCTGGGCCACCCCCCTGGGTGGTTCGATCAACTCCGCCGAGACCAAGTTCGACGAAGGCGGCGGCGCATCCGACGAGAAGAGCGCCCGCACCCTCCGCCTGATCGGGCGCCAGGTGGCGGAGTTCGCGGTGACGCGCGCCGCATGA
- a CDS encoding alpha/beta hydrolase: MAIPLPVRVQAAASQLAFWLPKPLRRALAGRPVHLDGQDLALDAQLLLRLQKIAGAELVRGSVEQSRALLDIGRHLVSGKPIEPVSVREIAVPTPDGELPATLYTPVGLPEKSPLLVFFHGGGWVIGTRASHDNAVRFLAKHAGVRVLSIEYRLAPEFPFPAAAEDALAAFEYAVAKASDLGADPARIAVGGDSAGGNLAAVTAQQAVRRGGPVPAFQLLIYPATDFARRYRSQDLFAENLFLTDVHMKWFEGHYVPEGADLTDPRLSPLRADDLSGLPPALVVTAGFDPLRDEGEAYAEKLREAGVEVALRRHDDLIHGFINFTGVGTRFREALAEMAGALRQGLSKRD; encoded by the coding sequence ATGGCGATCCCGCTCCCGGTCCGCGTCCAGGCCGCGGCGTCCCAGCTCGCGTTCTGGCTGCCCAAGCCGTTGCGGCGGGCACTCGCGGGCCGCCCGGTGCACCTCGACGGACAGGACCTCGCGCTCGACGCCCAGCTGCTGCTCCGGCTGCAGAAGATCGCGGGAGCCGAGCTGGTGCGGGGCTCGGTGGAGCAGTCGCGCGCCCTGCTCGACATCGGACGGCACCTGGTCAGCGGCAAGCCGATCGAGCCGGTCTCGGTGCGGGAGATCGCGGTGCCGACACCCGATGGCGAACTGCCGGCGACGCTCTACACGCCGGTCGGGCTGCCGGAGAAATCCCCGCTGCTGGTGTTCTTCCACGGCGGCGGCTGGGTGATCGGCACGCGCGCGAGCCACGACAACGCCGTCCGCTTCCTGGCCAAGCACGCCGGGGTGCGGGTGCTGTCGATCGAATACCGGCTCGCGCCGGAGTTCCCGTTCCCGGCGGCCGCGGAGGACGCGCTCGCGGCGTTCGAGTACGCGGTGGCGAAGGCGAGCGACCTCGGCGCCGACCCGGCGCGGATCGCCGTCGGCGGCGACAGCGCGGGCGGCAACCTGGCCGCGGTGACGGCCCAGCAGGCCGTTCGCCGTGGCGGCCCGGTGCCGGCGTTCCAGCTGCTGATCTACCCCGCGACGGACTTCGCGCGGCGCTACCGCTCGCAGGACCTGTTCGCCGAAAACCTGTTCCTGACCGACGTGCACATGAAGTGGTTCGAGGGCCACTACGTGCCGGAGGGTGCGGACCTGACCGACCCGCGGCTCTCCCCGCTGCGCGCGGACGACCTGAGCGGCCTGCCGCCGGCCCTGGTCGTCACGGCGGGCTTCGACCCGCTGCGCGACGAGGGCGAGGCGTACGCGGAGAAACTGCGCGAGGCGGGCGTCGAGGTGGCGTTGCGCCGGCACGACGACCTGATCCACGGGTTCATCAACTTCACCGGCGTCGGGACCCGGTTCCGCGAGGCGCTGGCCGAGATGGCGGGCGCGCTGCGGCAGGGACTGTCCAAACGGGACTGA